The Gammaproteobacteria bacterium sequence TCTGACACAATACTTGGTGCAACATGGTGCATGAACACTTCGGTGACGAGTAGAGGAACTTTATCAACGGTTTTTCCCGGAACCTGGAACAGTGAGCGTCGCGCCCACAAAGTTATATCTTGTTCAAAAATAAAATCAACTTCCAGCTGACTCAGGTCAAGCAAGGCATAGCGGAATTCACTGCGCTCGACATTCGGTAATGAAAAAAGATATTGCCCCAAGGCACTATGGCCCAGATCGGCCAACCAGGGTAATTCTTCGGTGGCCCAGCACGGCGCACAGGTTTCGGCATAAATATAGGGTTTGGGACCAATGCTGATGACCACAATGCGTTTCAGGATCTCATTGTCGGTAATATCGAGTAATTGGTTAATTTTCGGTGTAGCACGTTCGATGCGACTGTCTTCCACGCTGATCTTTATGTCATCACTGTCAAAACGTTTTTGTAGCGCTTCGGTAAGTGAGCCGGAATATTGCAATATGCTTCTGGCCCGCTCGGGCAGGTATGCGAGTGCGGACCAATTGGAGTTGTGCCAAATCTGCGTCATGGGACTATTTTACACCATGCCGTAGCGTAGGCGTTCGCCTAACCAGCGTCGCATCAAAGCTTTAGCGTGTTTTGGACGGTTTTGCAGAATATCGTCAGCGTATTGATGCAGTTCCGGGATCATGTGAGCATCACGCATCAGATCGGCAATGCGTAGGCGCATGAGTCCGGTCTGACGGGTACCGAGTAATTCTCCGGGGCCGCGAATCTCCAGGTCTTTTTCAGCAATTTTGAATCCGTCAGTGGTTTTGCGCATGATCTGCAAACGTTGTTTGGCGGTATCGGACAAAGGCGCCTTGTATAACAGCACACAATACCCCGCCTCGGCCCCGCGTCCAATGCGACCGCGTAATTGGTGTAGCTGCGAGAGTCCCAGACGTTCGGCATTCTCGATCACCATCAAGTTGGCATTGGGTACATCCACGCCAACCTCGATCACCGTAGTCGCCACCAAAAGATCCACTTCACCGCGCTTAAAGGCCTGCATGACCAGATCCTTTTGTTTGTTCTTCAAACGTCCATGCACCAAACCGATGCTTAAGTCAGGGAACACTTCACTCAGGGTTTGAGCTGTGATCTCGGCTGCCTGACATTGCAGGTTTTCGGATTCTTCAACTAAAGGACACACCCAATAGACCTGTCGTCCGTCCGCCACATAAGCGTTGATGCGTTGTAAAACTTCCTCTCGCCGTTCCTCCGCGATCACCACCGTAGAAACCGGTTTGCGTCCCGGTGGCAACTCATCAATAACGGAAACATCCAGATCGGCGTAAGCACTCATGGCCAGGGTACGCGGGATCGGAGTGGCGGTCATGATGAGTTGATGCGGAATGCCAGAATTGTCAACATCGCCTTTTTCCCGTAATGCCAGGCGCTGATGCACGCCAAAGCGATGTTGTTCGTCAATTATGCATAATCCGAGTTTGTGATATTCCACGCCTTCCTGAAACAGTGCGTGGGTACCAACCAAAACCTGGATGTTGCCTTTTTCCAGATCATGTAACAATTCCCGTCTGGCTTTTACTCCGCTACTGCCACTTAGCCAACCTACTTTTATCTGCAATGGCTCAAGCCAGACTTTAAAGTTTTGCAAATGTTGTTCAGCCAGAATTTCGGTTGGCGCCATGATGGCCACTTGATAGCCATTACTGATGGCGGCCAGAGACGCCATGGCAGCCACCACAGTTTTTCCGGAACCCACATCGCCTTGTAACAAACGCAGCATAGGATGCCCTTGTTGCAAGTCCTTATGTATTTCTTTGTACACTCGTTGTTGAGCGCCAGTTAGTTCGAAGGCAAGATTGGTGAGAAAGCGTTTTACTATTTTTTCATCTGCCACAAGACCCGGGGCCTTGTCACGTTTTTGTTCCAGGCGTACCTGACGCAAGCTGATCTGGTGGGCGAGTAATTCTTCCAAAGCCAAACGTTGAATGGCTGGATGTTTACCGTCGTTCAATTCATCCACGCGGGTATCCGGAGCAGGGTGATGCAAAATTTCCAGACAAGAGACCAGGTCGGGTAAATCATTTTTTTGCAAGATCTTTTCAGGCAATAACTCCGGGAATTCCAGACTGCGAATCTTGCCCAAGGCCTGTTTCATCCATAATCGCCAACGACCTTGTCCGATGCCTTCAGTGCTTGGGTAAATGGCGGTTAAATGTTCGTGTTC is a genomic window containing:
- a CDS encoding chorismate lyase, which produces MTQIWHNSNWSALAYLPERARSILQYSGSLTEALQKRFDSDDIKISVEDSRIERATPKINQLLDITDNEILKRIVVISIGPKPYIYAETCAPCWATEELPWLADLGHSALGQYLFSLPNVERSEFRYALLDLSQLEVDFIFEQDITLWARRSLFQVPGKTVDKVPLLVTEVFMHHVAPSIVSESFSGAEYYC
- the recG gene encoding ATP-dependent DNA helicase RecG, with translation MSAQQKKSGTDLDLTQLNGVGPAMLEKLESYGIHDLKDLIFHLPLRYEDRTRTVPIGSCLPGQRAVIEAEVDLAQTVFRGRRSLTVKISDGSGQMSLRFFHFSKQQQSQFVQGQRIRCFGEVRRSKQGLEMIHPEYRLLHKDSVEPEHEHLTAIYPSTEGIGQGRWRLWMKQALGKIRSLEFPELLPEKILQKNDLPDLVSCLEILHHPAPDTRVDELNDGKHPAIQRLALEELLAHQISLRQVRLEQKRDKAPGLVADEKIVKRFLTNLAFELTGAQQRVYKEIHKDLQQGHPMLRLLQGDVGSGKTVVAAMASLAAISNGYQVAIMAPTEILAEQHLQNFKVWLEPLQIKVGWLSGSSGVKARRELLHDLEKGNIQVLVGTHALFQEGVEYHKLGLCIIDEQHRFGVHQRLALREKGDVDNSGIPHQLIMTATPIPRTLAMSAYADLDVSVIDELPPGRKPVSTVVIAEERREEVLQRINAYVADGRQVYWVCPLVEESENLQCQAAEITAQTLSEVFPDLSIGLVHGRLKNKQKDLVMQAFKRGEVDLLVATTVIEVGVDVPNANLMVIENAERLGLSQLHQLRGRIGRGAEAGYCVLLYKAPLSDTAKQRLQIMRKTTDGFKIAEKDLEIRGPGELLGTRQTGLMRLRIADLMRDAHMIPELHQYADDILQNRPKHAKALMRRWLGERLRYGMV